Proteins from one Bacteroides mediterraneensis genomic window:
- a CDS encoding glycosyltransferase family 2 protein, producing the protein MHNFHHLHPKFSIITVTYNAGAVLEDTIQSVITQTYKNVEYIIVDGGSKDRTLQIVDQYKEHIHTVVSEPDKGLYDAMNKGIRLATGDYLCFLNAGDELHEDDTLQLMVHSLTESTLPDVLYGDTAIVDEEGHFLHMRRLSPPENLNWKSFKEGMLVCHQAFFARRDLVEPYDLHYRFSADFDWCIRIMKKSKVLHHTHLILIDYLNEGMTTRNHKASLKERFHIMCKHYGVVSTVMRHAWFVVRALKNKKRPVSNA; encoded by the coding sequence ATGCATAATTTTCACCACTTACATCCCAAGTTCTCTATCATTACCGTCACTTACAATGCCGGAGCCGTATTGGAAGATACCATTCAAAGTGTCATCACGCAAACGTACAAGAATGTGGAATACATCATCGTGGACGGAGGGTCGAAAGACCGTACGCTACAGATTGTCGACCAGTACAAGGAGCACATACACACGGTGGTGAGCGAACCGGACAAAGGACTGTATGACGCCATGAACAAAGGTATCAGGCTGGCTACCGGCGATTACCTTTGTTTCCTGAATGCCGGCGATGAGCTGCACGAAGACGATACCCTCCAGCTCATGGTGCATTCTCTTACGGAATCAACCCTGCCGGATGTGCTATATGGCGACACGGCCATCGTGGACGAAGAAGGACACTTTCTGCACATGCGCCGTCTCAGTCCCCCCGAAAACCTGAACTGGAAAAGCTTCAAGGAAGGCATGCTGGTCTGCCATCAGGCTTTCTTTGCCCGCCGTGACCTGGTAGAACCCTACGACCTGCACTACCGTTTCTCGGCCGACTTTGACTGGTGCATCCGAATCATGAAAAAAAGCAAGGTGCTCCATCACACTCACCTCATACTCATTGATTACCTGAATGAAGGAATGACCACCCGCAACCATAAGGCATCCCTGAAAGAACGCTTCCACATCATGTGCAAGCACTATGGAGTGGTATCTACCGTCATGCGCCATGCCTGGTTCGTCGTCCGGGCCCTAAAAAACAAGAAACGTCCTGTTTCCAATGCATAA
- a CDS encoding 5'-methylthioadenosine/adenosylhomocysteine nucleosidase yields the protein MKIGIITAMASEQKQLANQLENKTERKEGPFTYIEGSIKHNTIILMQCGIGKVNAAAGTVELIRTFQPDCIISTGVAGGIDSCLKIMDVVVSQQIVYHDVWCGEGNAYGQIQGLPTFFQGNETLYQCALSLDTETAIHGGLICTGDKFITDRSELDEIKRNFPEGLAVDMESASIAQVCYLYQVPFISFRIISDTPGADKHFEQYLNFWGEMADRSFHVTETFLKALPNKL from the coding sequence ATGAAAATAGGAATCATCACCGCCATGGCTTCCGAACAGAAGCAACTGGCCAACCAACTCGAGAACAAGACTGAACGTAAAGAGGGCCCCTTCACCTACATCGAAGGCTCCATCAAGCACAATACCATCATTCTGATGCAATGCGGCATCGGGAAAGTCAATGCTGCCGCAGGTACCGTGGAACTCATCCGCACCTTCCAGCCCGACTGCATCATCAGCACCGGAGTGGCAGGAGGAATCGACAGCTGCCTGAAAATAATGGATGTGGTAGTCAGCCAGCAAATCGTGTACCACGACGTATGGTGCGGCGAAGGCAATGCCTACGGACAGATACAAGGTCTCCCGACGTTCTTCCAAGGCAACGAAACGCTCTATCAGTGTGCGCTCTCACTGGATACGGAAACAGCCATTCACGGAGGTCTTATCTGCACGGGCGACAAGTTCATCACCGACCGCAGCGAACTGGACGAAATCAAGCGTAACTTCCCCGAAGGGCTGGCTGTCGATATGGAATCAGCTTCCATCGCCCAGGTATGCTACCTCTATCAGGTGCCTTTCATCAGCTTCCGCATCATCAGTGACACTCCGGGAGCCGACAAGCATTTTGAACAGTACCTGAACTTCTGGGGGGAAATGGCCGACCGCTCCTTCCATGTGACCGAGACTTTCTTGAAAGCATTACCCAACAAACTATAA
- a CDS encoding S-ribosylhomocysteine lyase produces the protein MKKIPSFTVDHIHLKRGIFVSRKDEVGNEVVTTFDIRMKEPNREPALGPAAIHTIEHLAATFLRNHPVWADKIIYWGPMGCLTGNYLVVKGDLQSKDIAPLMNETFRFIADYEGEVPGATPKDCGNYLMMNLPMAKWEAAKFLHEVLEQLTEENLNYPASL, from the coding sequence ATGAAAAAGATACCAAGCTTTACCGTAGACCATATTCATCTGAAACGTGGTATTTTCGTATCCCGTAAAGATGAAGTCGGAAATGAAGTGGTCACCACTTTCGACATCCGCATGAAAGAGCCGAACCGTGAACCGGCGTTAGGCCCTGCTGCCATCCATACCATCGAACACCTGGCTGCCACTTTCCTGCGCAACCATCCGGTATGGGCCGATAAAATCATCTATTGGGGGCCGATGGGCTGCCTCACCGGAAACTACCTGGTAGTGAAAGGTGACTTGCAATCCAAAGACATTGCACCGCTGATGAACGAAACCTTCCGCTTCATTGCCGACTATGAAGGCGAAGTGCCGGGCGCCACTCCCAAAGATTGCGGCAACTATCTTATGATGAACTTGCCCATGGCGAAATGGGAAGCTGCCAAGTTCCTGCACGAAGTGCTGGAACAGCTCACCGAAGAAAACCTGAACTATCCGGCTTCCCTGTAA
- a CDS encoding YfhO family protein has product MNLFKKLLPDVVVIVLFAIISFAYFFPAVTEGRILAQHDAVAGIGSGREMSEYLEKTGERTRWTNSIFGGMPTYQMSPSYDSTDTLSWIQKVYHLFLPTYVWYVFVMLLGFYILLRAFDFKMWMSALGAILWAFSSYFFIIIAAGHIWKFVALAYIPPTIAGMVLAYRGKLLAGGIVTALFVALQIMANHPQMSYYFLFVMLFMAIAYGVMAWREKKMPQFIKATVVLVVAGLVGVCVNLSNLYHTYEYSKETMRGKSELVRENNPDQTSSGLERSYITQWSYGIGETFSLLVPNVKGGASVPLANNEKAMEKADPNYMGLYSQLGQYWGEQPGTSGPVYVGAFVMFLFILGLFIVKGPMKWALVVGTAFSILLSWGHNFMGLTDFFIDYIPMYSKFRAVSSILVIAEFTIPLLAIMALKEVVERPQLWNESRKAFYITFVLTGGLSLLFALAPSFFFPSYVSSAEMNALQNAIPADQLAPILVNLEEVRKSIFTSDAWRSFFVVLIGAVLLWAYCAGKLKAKLLVGLLALLCLVDMWSVNKRYLYDEQFVAKGTEMQPFLEPSETDREILQDKSLDYRVLNLSVNTFNENNTAYWHKSIGGYHAAKLRRYQEMIDEHIQGEITSLFKTLPAVNADLSQVGDTLTPVLNMLNTRYFIIPLQQGKTIPVFNPHALGNAWFVEKVQYVNNANEEIEALHHVNPATVAVVDKKFQNEVKASAGADSLNSIVLKNYEPNALKYEVNSPKGGTVVFAEIYYPGWRSFIDGKEVPHGRADYILRAMNVPAGKHVVEFTFDPKSLHVTETVAFVALGILLLAIVVAVVLAWRKQKKE; this is encoded by the coding sequence ATGAACTTGTTCAAGAAACTACTGCCCGACGTGGTAGTCATCGTTCTTTTTGCTATCATTTCGTTTGCTTATTTCTTTCCGGCAGTGACCGAAGGACGCATTCTGGCACAGCACGATGCCGTGGCCGGTATCGGTTCGGGACGTGAGATGAGTGAATACTTGGAGAAGACAGGTGAGCGGACCCGGTGGACCAATTCTATTTTTGGCGGTATGCCTACCTATCAGATGTCGCCCAGTTACGACTCGACCGATACGTTGAGCTGGATTCAGAAGGTGTATCACCTCTTTTTGCCGACCTACGTGTGGTATGTGTTTGTAATGCTGCTGGGCTTTTATATCCTGTTGCGGGCTTTTGATTTCAAGATGTGGATGTCGGCACTGGGTGCCATTCTCTGGGCCTTTTCGTCTTATTTCTTCATCATCATTGCGGCCGGACATATCTGGAAGTTTGTGGCTTTGGCTTATATCCCGCCCACGATTGCCGGTATGGTACTGGCTTATCGGGGGAAACTGCTGGCGGGAGGTATTGTGACCGCTTTGTTTGTCGCGCTTCAGATTATGGCCAACCATCCGCAGATGAGTTATTACTTCTTGTTTGTCATGCTGTTTATGGCCATCGCCTATGGCGTGATGGCATGGCGGGAAAAGAAGATGCCTCAGTTTATCAAAGCGACAGTAGTCTTGGTTGTAGCGGGTCTGGTAGGGGTCTGCGTGAACTTGTCGAACCTGTATCACACGTATGAATACAGCAAGGAGACCATGCGTGGCAAGAGCGAACTGGTGAGAGAAAACAATCCGGACCAGACAAGCAGCGGATTGGAAAGAAGCTATATCACCCAGTGGAGTTATGGAATCGGGGAAACTTTCTCCTTGCTGGTACCCAATGTGAAAGGAGGTGCTTCCGTACCGTTGGCAAACAATGAAAAGGCCATGGAGAAGGCCGACCCGAATTACATGGGGTTGTATAGCCAGCTGGGACAATATTGGGGTGAACAGCCCGGTACTTCCGGACCGGTGTATGTGGGTGCCTTCGTGATGTTCCTTTTCATTCTGGGGCTGTTCATTGTGAAGGGTCCGATGAAATGGGCATTAGTAGTCGGTACCGCGTTCTCCATCTTGCTCTCCTGGGGACATAACTTCATGGGGCTGACGGATTTCTTTATCGACTATATCCCGATGTACAGCAAGTTCCGTGCGGTATCTTCCATTCTGGTTATTGCAGAGTTTACCATTCCTTTGCTGGCCATTATGGCATTGAAAGAAGTGGTAGAGCGTCCGCAATTGTGGAATGAATCGCGCAAAGCCTTTTACATTACTTTTGTGTTGACGGGCGGCCTGTCTTTGCTGTTTGCATTGGCGCCGAGCTTCTTCTTCCCGTCGTATGTCTCTTCTGCCGAAATGAACGCGTTGCAGAATGCCATTCCGGCCGACCAGCTGGCTCCGATTCTGGTCAATCTGGAAGAGGTGCGTAAATCCATTTTTACGTCCGACGCATGGCGCAGTTTCTTTGTGGTATTGATAGGGGCAGTGCTGTTGTGGGCGTATTGTGCCGGGAAATTGAAGGCCAAACTGCTGGTGGGCTTGCTGGCTTTGCTGTGTCTGGTGGATATGTGGAGCGTCAACAAACGCTATCTGTACGATGAACAGTTCGTGGCAAAAGGCACGGAGATGCAGCCATTCCTGGAGCCGTCGGAAACTGACCGGGAGATTCTACAAGACAAATCGTTGGACTACCGTGTGTTGAACTTGTCCGTCAATACGTTCAATGAAAACAATACGGCCTACTGGCACAAGAGTATTGGTGGATATCATGCCGCCAAGCTTCGTCGTTATCAGGAGATGATTGACGAACATATCCAAGGTGAGATTACTTCTTTGTTTAAGACGTTGCCGGCAGTAAATGCCGATTTGAGTCAGGTGGGCGATACGCTGACACCGGTGCTGAACATGCTGAACACGCGCTATTTCATCATCCCGCTGCAGCAGGGCAAGACCATTCCGGTATTCAATCCGCATGCGTTAGGCAATGCTTGGTTTGTGGAGAAGGTGCAATACGTGAACAATGCCAATGAGGAAATAGAGGCCTTGCATCACGTCAATCCGGCAACGGTGGCCGTGGTCGACAAGAAGTTCCAGAATGAGGTGAAGGCGTCTGCGGGAGCCGATAGTTTGAATTCGATTGTGTTGAAGAATTATGAGCCGAACGCCCTGAAATATGAAGTCAATTCACCGAAAGGAGGAACCGTGGTCTTTGCCGAAATCTATTATCCGGGCTGGCGTTCGTTCATTGATGGAAAAGAAGTACCTCATGGCCGTGCAGATTACATTCTGCGTGCGATGAACGTGCCGGCAGGAAAGCATGTGGTAGAATTTACGTTCGACCCGAAATCACTGCATGTGACGGAAACGGTTGCTTTTGTGGCACTGGGAATCCTGTTGCTGGCAATCGTCGTAGCTGTGGTATTGGCTTGGAGAAAGCAGAAAAAAGAATAA